In Zingiber officinale cultivar Zhangliang chromosome 11B, Zo_v1.1, whole genome shotgun sequence, a single window of DNA contains:
- the LOC122033310 gene encoding uncharacterized protein LOC122033310, giving the protein MSSGGQSSRLIDELCAMLAPLLHAPRLTVPPVDVPTRPRTPRRFPPVRISPTGFALRLLGASLALMICGSFIFFIGFLLMPWILGLVFVFYFAGILSYLPGIGKVILFPKRDSSSPKEMSGSVFSKPPTA; this is encoded by the coding sequence ATGTCGAGCGGCGGCCAGTCGTCTCGACTCATCGACGAGCTCTGTGCCATGCTCGCCCCCCTCCTGCACGCTCCCCGCCTCACCGTGCCTCCCGTCGACGTGCCCACCCGGCCCCGGACGCCGAGGCGGTTCCCGCCAGTCCGGATCTCGCCCACGGGGTTCGCCTTGCGCCTCCTCGGTGCGTCCCTCGCGCTTATGATCTGCggctccttcatcttcttcatcgggTTCTTGTTGATGCCCTGGATCTTGGGTCTCGTCTTTGTGTTCTACTTCGCCGGGATCTTATCGTACTTGCCCGGAATTGGGAAAGTCATACTTTTCCCCAAACGTGACTCCTCTAGCCCCAAGGAGATGTCAG